The following proteins come from a genomic window of Acinonyx jubatus isolate Ajub_Pintada_27869175 chromosome C1, VMU_Ajub_asm_v1.0, whole genome shotgun sequence:
- the LOC106969660 gene encoding 60S ribosomal protein L37-like, which produces MTKGTSSFGKCRNKTHTLCRRCGSKAYHLQKSTCGKCGYPAKWRRKCNWSAKAKRRNTTGTGRMRHLKIVYRRFRHGFREGTTPKPKRAAVAASSSS; this is translated from the coding sequence ATGACGAAGGGGACGTCATCGTTTGGAAAGTGTCGCAATAAGACGCACACGTTGTGCCGCCGCTGTGGCTCAAAGGCCTACCACCTTCAGAAGTCGACCTGTGGCAAATGTGGCTATCCTGCCAAGTGGAGGAGAAAGTGTAACTGGAGTGCCAAGgctaaaagaagaaataccaCTGGGACCGGTCGAATGAGGCACCTAAAAATTGTATACCGCAGATTCAGGCATGGATTCCGTGAAGGAACAACACCTAAACCCAAGAGGGCAGCTGTTGCAGCATCCAGTTCATCTTAA